The Argentina anserina chromosome 3, drPotAnse1.1, whole genome shotgun sequence genome includes a region encoding these proteins:
- the LOC126788014 gene encoding LOW QUALITY PROTEIN: cell division control protein 6 homolog B (The sequence of the model RefSeq protein was modified relative to this genomic sequence to represent the inferred CDS: inserted 2 bases in 1 codon) — MPSIADGTVEHLECTAAGDTTPPRRRLRSNSSPMKLSPMKCKRAVIAPLRDSEDESERSVEEEVGGSSGDLTPQKRKLRSDSSSPMKPRPVSSPMKCKSARRRLSSCTTTTVNGIENYFSQKKPQAFCKPPVVAKPIWNPRDKEQMRIVKEALHLSTVPSTVACRDVEQKRVLEFCKSCIEQGKAGSLYVCGCPGTGKSLSMEKVKQLLVNWAGEGGFQEPDVLELNCTSLTKTSDIFTKILAKHQPQKKAKGATSLQLLQKLYSQKPQSDSTKMMLIIADELDYLITKDRAVLHDLFMLTTYPFSRCILLGTNCSDNQIHFNLSGTFXYVKCSCYISIAGVANAIDLADRFVPKLQSLNCKPMVITFRAYSKDQILKILQERLLALPYTIFQPHALELCARKVAAASGDMRKALCISRSAIEMLEAELTESTDNINSSTVENPLSEQQTVPALALVKKQETDVVRLDHMAVALSKTFRSPVVDTIQCLPQHQQIIMCSAAKHFRGVKKDTTIGELNKSYLDICKSTAIPPVGSFEFSSMCKVLNDQGLLKLSGQSRDIKSKRVTLNVDEGDITFALQGIRFFRMCLQ; from the exons ATGCCTTCCATCGCCGACGGCACCGTCGAACACCTCGAATGCACCGCCGCCGGAGATACTACGCCTCCGAGACGGAGGCTGAGATCCAACTCCTCGCCGATGAAGCTCAGCCCGATGAAGTGCAAGCGCGCCGTGATTGCTCCGTTGCGCGACTCTGAAGACGAATCGGAGAGAAGCGTCGAGGAGGAGGTCGGAGGAAGCAGCGGTGATTTGACTCCTCAGAAAAGAAAGTTGAGGTCGGATTCGTCGTCGCCGATGAAGCCGAGGCCGGTATCGTCTCCGATGAAGTGCAAATCGGCCCGCCGGCGACTCAGTTCTTGCACCACCACTACtgtaaat GGAATTGAGAACTATTTCAGTCAGAAAAAGCCTCAGGCCTTTTGCAAACCGCCGGTCGTTGCTAAGCCGATCTGGAATCCTAGAG ATAAGGAGCAAATGAGGATAGTGAAGGAGGCATTGCACTTGTCTACGGTTCCCTCTACAGTTGCGTGCCGCGATGTCGAGCAGAAGAGGGTTTTGGAGTTCTGCAAGTCATGTATAGAGCAAGGGAAGGCTGGGAGTTTATATGTGTGCGGGTGTCCGGGGACTGGAAAATCCTTGTCCATGGAGAAAGTGAAACAGCTTTTGGTGAATTGGGCAGGAGAG GGTGGATTTCAGGAACCGGATGTGTTGGAACTTAACTGCACATCGTTAACAAAAACTTCTGATATTTTCACCAAG ATACTTGCTAAACACCAACCTCAAAAGAAAGCTAAAGGCGCTACCTCCCTGCAACTCCTTCAGAAACTATATTCTCAGAAGCCTCAGTCAGATAGTACTAAGATGAT GTTGATAATAGCCGATGAGTTGGATTACTTGATTACTAAAGACCGGGCAGTGCTCCATGACCTTTTCATGCTCACAACATACCCATTCTCGAGATGTATACTTTTAGGTACAAACTGTAGTGATAACCAAATCCATTTCAATTTGTCTGGCACATT CTATGTGAAGTGCTCATGTTATATTTCAATTGCAGGAGTAGCAAATGCAATTGACCTAGCTGATCGTTTTGTCCCCAAACTACAGTCATTAAATT GTAAGCCTATGGTTATAACATTTCGGGCATACTCTAAGGATCAGATTCTCAAGATTCTCCAAGAGAGACTTTTG GCACTACCGTACACTATTTTTCAACCACATGCATTGGAACTTTGTGCCAGA AAAGTTGCTGCTGCATCTGGAGATATGAGGAAAGCTCTTTGTATATCCAG GAGCGCAATTGAGATGCTTGAAGCAGAGTTGACAGAATCTACTGACAACATAAACTCATCAACAGTAGAAAATCCATTATCTGAGCAACAGACAGTTCCAGCTCTTGCTCTGGTGAAAAAACAGGAGACTGATGTT GTGAGACTTGATCACATGGCTGTTGCCTTGTCAAAGACATTCAGGTCACCAGTAGTAGACACCATACAATGTCTTCCTCAACATCAACAG ATTATAATGTGCTCTGCTGCAAAACATTTTCGTGGTGTGAAGAAAGACACAACTATAGGAGAG TTAAATAAATCTTACTTGGACATCTGTAAATCGACAGCAATTCCACCAGTCGGAAGTTTTGAATTTTCAAGCATGTGTAAGGTGCTTAATGACCAG GGGCTTCTCAAACTCAGTGGTCAGTCTCGAGATATAAAATCCAAGAGGGTGACATTGAATGTGGATGAAGGGGACATCACATTTGCATTGCAG GGAATCCGATTTTTTCGAATGTGTCTTCAGTAA